A window of the Thermococcus sp. M39 genome harbors these coding sequences:
- a CDS encoding STT3 domain-containing protein, with product MVKTKTKKKVEEKSESSSFNFAKIRRYAFPILALLVAVIGFKIRYQTASYKYFIDPDTFYHFEIYKLTIKEWIPKYYMMADAPFGAKIAEPLGLYILPAILYKILSVFGYSEIAVFKLWPPLVGFFSIIAIYLLGKKFHSDWAGLWAAAVMMFSTAHFVRTFSGNNRGDGPFLMLFLYAVLSLFIYLETKDKKKYIWGALFIVLSVVSLSVWNGSPFGLMVFLGFASVYAILLFIFGKIENLKEFIRDFYPAYFAVLVLGYLLTFPDIIQVRSFIRFAFEVFVALVVLTLIMLYGEKFKLNYSDKKHRFAVVAMIILIGFAGAYAYVGPKLFKLMSGAYQSTQVYETVQELAKTTWSDVSKYYAVKSSDGIIFLLSLLGIATVLFRFLNSLFKNGEVSEKQLFVLIYYAMSLYLMWTAVRFLFLASGAVILVFGILIGELFSFVENMKEKASTKALYAVLLIILFIPIPIAGATTMNSQAKAMAKAGSVTPSWEEVLKWLNQNTPKLSTATSWWDYGYWIESSLLGNRRSPADGGHARDRDYILARFLANDGTKSEVDFESWELNYFIVWTYDYAKFNAISYLGGAISRKERDNLAMILPFQKYGDNLYALSQNQLIRVLEENGKKRVVIQIGNQQLEPIQTIFVQTGEVIKGQGTYPGVVWIFPNYAILTYQKVAFSNFFRMAFLGGNGVPNFQLVKSTGDINVYEFHPFIVYRIDIYKNGTWTPIQKLEPGEYKAKLYISAFGRDVKDATIKLRAYKDGKLIADETIATNVNIDHLNEKPIEVTLSVPNATKYELVLIQKGPVGVLADIPTLNGEPVKPTYVVKEGQSGKLKLTAEFDKDYTVSLYLRATIIYLVRTQGTSNEDENAAFEPHMDIIKYVPVKEGISVKAGVNTITADVEMPQVFAQYIEQLKQKYGADKVIVRGKRIEPVFIADKEYVIYKQG from the coding sequence ATGGTGAAGACAAAAACCAAGAAAAAAGTAGAGGAAAAATCTGAATCATCTTCTTTTAATTTTGCTAAAATTAGGAGATATGCGTTCCCAATTTTGGCACTGCTTGTGGCGGTCATAGGCTTCAAGATTAGATACCAAACAGCAAGCTACAAGTATTTCATAGATCCAGATACATTTTACCACTTTGAAATTTACAAGCTCACGATAAAGGAATGGATACCAAAATATTATATGATGGCAGATGCTCCATTTGGGGCTAAGATAGCTGAGCCCCTCGGACTTTACATCTTACCTGCCATACTCTACAAGATTCTCTCAGTGTTTGGATACAGTGAAATAGCAGTGTTTAAGCTCTGGCCTCCGTTGGTAGGATTTTTCAGCATTATCGCAATCTATTTACTCGGAAAGAAGTTCCACTCAGACTGGGCTGGGTTGTGGGCTGCTGCAGTCATGATGTTCTCAACGGCTCACTTCGTCAGAACATTTTCAGGGAACAACAGAGGTGATGGGCCATTCTTAATGCTGTTCTTGTATGCAGTGCTTTCACTGTTTATATATCTCGAAACGAAGGACAAGAAAAAATACATCTGGGGCGCACTTTTTATAGTGCTTTCAGTAGTTTCCCTAAGCGTCTGGAATGGTTCGCCGTTTGGTTTAATGGTTTTCCTTGGCTTTGCAAGTGTTTACGCGATTCTGCTGTTCATTTTTGGAAAGATTGAAAATCTCAAAGAGTTCATCAGGGACTTCTACCCAGCATATTTTGCAGTGCTTGTCTTAGGATACCTCTTGACTTTCCCAGACATAATTCAGGTTAGGAGTTTTATCAGGTTCGCATTTGAGGTTTTCGTCGCTCTCGTGGTATTAACTTTGATAATGCTCTATGGAGAGAAATTTAAGCTCAATTATTCTGACAAAAAGCACAGATTTGCAGTAGTGGCAATGATAATTCTCATAGGATTTGCAGGGGCTTATGCCTATGTAGGTCCAAAGCTCTTCAAGCTCATGAGCGGTGCGTATCAATCAACTCAAGTTTATGAGACAGTGCAGGAGCTGGCAAAGACGACGTGGAGTGATGTCTCAAAGTATTATGCAGTAAAGTCTTCTGATGGGATAATATTCCTCCTTTCACTGCTCGGCATTGCAACAGTACTGTTCCGCTTCTTAAACAGCCTATTCAAGAATGGGGAAGTTAGTGAGAAGCAGCTGTTTGTGCTAATTTACTATGCAATGTCTCTATATTTAATGTGGACTGCAGTAAGGTTCTTGTTCTTGGCTTCGGGTGCTGTCATTTTAGTATTTGGAATACTAATCGGAGAGCTGTTTAGCTTTGTTGAGAACATGAAAGAAAAAGCGTCCACAAAAGCTTTGTACGCAGTACTTCTGATAATTCTGTTTATTCCAATCCCCATAGCTGGTGCCACCACGATGAACTCTCAAGCAAAGGCAATGGCAAAAGCAGGCTCAGTAACTCCATCATGGGAAGAAGTACTTAAGTGGCTCAACCAGAACACACCAAAGCTTTCAACTGCTACTTCATGGTGGGATTATGGATATTGGATTGAGAGCTCTCTACTAGGAAACAGAAGGTCCCCGGCAGATGGAGGTCATGCAAGGGATAGAGATTACATACTGGCGAGATTCCTTGCAAATGATGGAACAAAGAGTGAAGTTGATTTTGAGAGCTGGGAGCTTAACTATTTCATAGTCTGGACATATGACTATGCAAAGTTCAACGCAATAAGCTATCTTGGTGGGGCAATAAGCAGAAAGGAAAGAGATAATCTTGCAATGATCTTGCCTTTCCAGAAGTATGGAGACAATCTCTATGCTCTAAGCCAGAACCAGCTCATAAGAGTGCTTGAAGAAAATGGTAAAAAGAGAGTTGTAATCCAGATTGGAAATCAGCAGCTTGAGCCTATACAGACGATATTTGTCCAGACAGGGGAAGTTATCAAAGGACAAGGAACGTATCCTGGAGTTGTGTGGATATTCCCCAACTATGCAATCTTAACGTATCAAAAAGTTGCCTTCAGCAACTTCTTCAGGATGGCGTTTTTAGGCGGGAATGGAGTTCCAAACTTCCAGCTTGTTAAGTCAACAGGGGATATCAATGTGTATGAGTTCCACCCATTCATAGTGTATAGGATAGACATATACAAAAACGGAACGTGGACTCCGATACAGAAGCTTGAACCCGGAGAATATAAAGCCAAACTCTACATCTCAGCATTTGGCAGGGATGTAAAGGATGCAACAATAAAGCTCAGAGCATACAAAGATGGAAAGCTGATAGCTGATGAAACAATAGCAACCAACGTTAACATAGACCACCTCAACGAAAAGCCAATTGAGGTAACATTGAGTGTTCCAAATGCAACTAAATACGAGCTTGTGCTCATTCAAAAAGGTCCAGTTGGAGTATTAGCTGATATTCCAACGCTGAATGGGGAACCCGTCAAGCCCACATATGTTGTAAAAGAAGGCCAGAGCGGAAAGCTCAAGCTCACAGCTGAATTTGATAAAGATTATACAGTCAGCCTATACTTGAGAGCCACAATAATATATTTGGTCAGAACACAAGGAACAAGCAATGAAGACGAAAATGCGGCATTTGAGCCCCACATGGACATCATAAAGTACGTTCCGGTAAAAGAAGGGATCTCAGTTAAAGCTGGTGTGAACACAATAACGGCAGATGTAGAGATGCCCCAGGTCTTTGCTCAGTACATAGAACAGCTCAAGCAGAAATACGGAGCAGATAAAGTGATTGTCAGAGGAAAGAGAATTGAACCAGTGTTTATAGCAGACAAGGAGTATGTCATTTATAAGCAAGGTTAG
- a CDS encoding ParB/RepB/Spo0J family partition protein → MTEKEEIILITREKAFERARHLKRENELIYGVKFNIDHKYLPLDILIPTQKELSEAKLLVVLQEIKHGYDAPIIVLEHRGKYYILDGHHRAYALKKLGFSQVECLILKPREEIETKIEETVQRSKLKSLDDIKIVRDKG, encoded by the coding sequence GTGACAGAGAAAGAAGAAATCATTTTGATAACAAGGGAGAAGGCATTTGAAAGAGCAAGGCACCTCAAACGGGAGAATGAACTCATCTATGGTGTTAAGTTCAACATAGATCATAAATATCTTCCGCTTGATATTCTGATACCAACCCAGAAAGAACTCAGTGAAGCGAAGCTACTGGTTGTTCTACAAGAGATTAAGCATGGCTATGATGCTCCCATCATAGTGTTGGAGCATCGGGGGAAGTATTATATCCTTGATGGCCACCACAGAGCTTATGCACTTAAAAAGCTGGGGTTTTCCCAAGTGGAATGCCTAATTCTAAAACCAAGAGAAGAAATTGAGACAAAAATTGAAGAAACAGTTCAAAGATCAAAACTAAAAAGTCTAGACGACATAAAAATAGTGAGAGACAAGGGCTAA